ATTTGCATTAAAAATAATAAAAGACTATTTACTACGGAGAAAATCTACAAAGTATTTGAGAAAGAGTTATTAAATGCACTTATTGAGAATAATTGTTCGGCTTATGTTTATTTGTTTATGCCAGATCATTTGCATTTGATTATCAAGGGAGAAAACGAAAATTCAAATATTAAAAAAACGGTTGAATTATTTAAACAGAAAACGGGTTTTTGGTTAAGTAATAATCTTCCGTATATCAAATGGCAAAAAGATTATTATGATCATATCATTAGAAATGATGAGGATATACAAAATCAAATTAGATACATTTTGAACAATCCAGTTAGAGCAAATATAGTTGAAAATTTGAAAGAATATAAATTTAAGGGATCAACAATTTTTAATTTAGAAGAATGGGAATAATATATCACAAAAAATATTTAACATATAGCCTCAGGCCTTAGCCTGAGGAGAAGCTCACAAATATTCCGCAAGCTGAAGCTTGCGGCTACGAAACAAACATGACTCTCCACATTCACTCAAATTACTCAATTCTTGAAGCAACAATTCCGATAGAAAAATTAATTGCTTCGGCAAAGTTATATGGTGAAAAACATGTTGCTCTTACCGATACAAACGGAATGTACGGTAGTATCAAATTTGCAAAAAAAGCGAGTGAAGAAAATCTCAATCCAATTTTGGGAGTGCTGATTGATGATCCTAAAAACAAAAATTTATTTGCAATATTTATTGCAAAAAATTTAAAAGGATATTCCACAATTTCTCAAATAACTACGAGCAGAAAAATTAAAGATGATTTTTCATTGCAAAAAGTTTTTGATGAAAATTTAGAAAACGTAATTGTAATTACATCTTCAATTGAACTGCTGCAAATTATTTATCAAAATCAAAAGTTAAAACCAAATTTATTTGTTGAATTAATTGCAACAAAAAAAAATAAAAAGAAAACGCGAGAACTTTATAATTTTGCAAGAAGTAAAGATTTACAAATTGTTGCTTCAAACCCGACATATTTTTTCAATCCCGAAGATCATTTGCTGCAAAAAGTTGTAACCGCAATAAAGAAAAACACAACTTTAGAAAATTTAACAGAAGATGAAATTCTTGATGAAGAATTTTATTTCAAATCTCCAAGTGAGCTTGAAAAAATTTGGCGAAACTTACCCGAAGCAATTTTAAACTCAAAAAAAATTGCAAATATGTGCAATGTGGATTTAGAATTTGCCAAACATAAATTCCCAAAATTTGATTTGCCCAAAGGTGAAAATGCTCCAAATTACTTAAGAAAAATTTGTAGTCTAGGACTTTCTCAAAGATATAAAATTATTACAGATCAAGCTTTGTTAAGATTAGATAAGGAATTAAATGTTATAGAAGAAATGGGTTTCTCGCATTATTTTCTTGTTGTGCATGATATTGTTAGAGAAGCAAAATTACGAAGAATGCGGATTCTTGGCCGCGGCTCTGCTGCAAATAGTCTTGTTTCATATTGTTTAGGTTTTACGGAAATAGATCCCATAAAACATAATTTATATTTTGAAAGATTTATGAATAGAGCAAGAACAAGTCCGCCGGATATTGATTTGGATTTTTCTTGGCGCGAACGAGATGAAATTGTAAAGTATGTTTACGAGAAATACGGTTACGATAAAGTTGCAATGATTTCTACAACTGTAACGTTTCGCGCGCGTTCTGCATTTCGTGAAACAGCAAAAGTGTTTGGAGTTTCTGAACGTGAAATTTCACAATATAGTAAATTTATTCCTTGGACAAGTGCGCAAAATCTTGTTCAAATTGCAGAAAAATTTCCGGAATCAAAAAATCTTAATTTCAAAACTGAACCTTGGAAAACCATAATACAAATTGCACATCAGCTTGCATCGTTTCCGCATCATTTAAGTATTCATCCGAGCGGAATTGTAGTAACGGAAAAACCAATCACAAATTATGTTCCGCTTGAATATGCAAAAAATAAAGGACTTGGCTTAATTATTACTCAACCGGATATGTATGGAATTGAAGATTTGGGACTTGTGAAAATTGATTTATTAAGTCAGCGTTCTTTGGAAGTTTTGAAAAATACAATGAATGATTTGGAAGAAAAATATTTTAGAAATGTTCCGTTAACCAATCCCACTATAATTACAATTGATGTAGAGAAATGAATTGTAAAATTGTTTAATTGATATATTGCTGAATTATTCAGATAACAATTTAACCATTTAACAATGCAGAAATTATTAACTATACTAAATTACTTACGTAGGCTTTTCTAAGTTTTTCTTTATCTAACGAACTTACAATTTCTAATTCTTCTTCAGAAACTTTTTCAACATCACCGTAATATTTATTTTGCGAACTATCCTTTTGCACAAACTCTAAAGCCTTCAAGTTAGAAAGCACTTCAAGTTTTTCTACAATTATATTATTGCCATTTTCAAGATCGGCTTTTCCCTCAACTAAATACGGGCCCATAGACATAGTTGATTCCGCATATTTATTATATGTTTTTGGGAAAAGAACTGCATCAAAAGTTCCGCTTAAATCTTCTAAAGTTAGGAATTTCATAATATCGCCGTTTTTGGTTTTTATTCTTTTGGAAGTCATGAACCAGCCGAGCATTTGAATTTTACGATTTCTGTTTTTGTGTAAATCTTTTGCTTTAACAATTTTTGGCGATTCATATATTTCTCTTACAAACTCAAGTGGATGATAAGTAACCGTAAATCCGAAACATTCTTGCTCTAAAATGCAGATTTCAGCGGAGCTATACTGCAATATAGTTTCCACACTTTTTTCCAACAAAGAAATTTCATTTTGAAATAGTGGCAGAGAGTTATTTTTTAGAAGTTCTTTCGAGTGATAATAAATATCTGCCAAACGAATTAGAGTTGGGCGAGTTTTGTTTAAACAATCCATTGCTCCGCATTTAATAAGAAGTTTGGTACTTTCATAAGTTAATTTTGTGCGGGAAATAAAATCAGCAAGGGAAATATATTTTCCTCCAAGATTTCTTTCTTCAACAATTTTTAGTAAAAAATCTTTTTCAATATTTTTTATTGCCATCAATCCAATTTGAATTTCGGAATTATTTCCTTTATATCTGTATTCACTTTGATTTATTGATGGAAGCAAAACTTTTAAGCCCATTCTTTTGCATTCGTTAATGTAAACTCCGGCTGCATAAAATCCTCCGCCATTGTTTAAAACATTAGCCATAAATTCTGCCGGGTGATGAGATTTTAAATATGCAACTTGAAATGAAAGAAGTGCAAAAGATGCACTGTGTGCTTTGCAAAATGAATATCCGGCAAAAGAAGAAATTTGGTGCCACAATTCATTTGCTATTTCGTTGGAAAGTTCTTTGGTTTTACATGATTCAAAAAATCGTTCGTACAATTTTTTCATTGCATCATGCGAGCGCATTTTTCCGCTCATTGCTCGGCGCAAATAATCGGCTTCTTCCAAACTTAATCCCACAACGTGATGAGCAATTTTTATTACATCTTCTTGGTAAACCATAACGCCGTAAGTTTCGCCCAATATTTCTTCCATTTCCGGAACTAGATATTTTCTCAGTTTGGGATTTTTATGGCGCGCTATAAATTCTTGCATCATTCCGCTTTCTGCAACTCCCGGGCGAATTATTGAGCTTGCAGCGGTAAGCATTTCAAAAGTATCGCAATTTAATCTTTGCAATAATGATCTCATTCCCGGCGACTCAATATAAAAGCACCCAATTGTTTTTCCTTCACGAATTAATTTTTTCGTTTCTTCATCATGGAAAAGCATTTCGTAATCGTAAATATCAAAGCCCGGCTTGGGTGTTGAAGGATAAATTGTTGTAAACACCTTTTTTGTCTTTGGAGTTTGCGGTAATTTATATTGTGCCAGATTTATAATGCTTGAATTTTCTATCATTTTGAAATAAAAATATAAATAGTAAACATACGTACACTATATAATTTATTTTTGCAAAAGATGCAAGATATTTTAAAACATGAAAACTTAAAACAGAAACTTAGAACATTGAGCAGAATGATTTAGCAGAATTGAGGATTTTTATAATAAATTGTATACAATTTTTTGAAAATTAAATTTTGAATAAATTGTTACTGTAAATTTTGAAGGTAGTTCAGATGAAAATATTATTTTTATTCCTAATCGTAAATATTTCAGTGTTGGCGCAATCGAGTAAGTTAAATGTTAAAATAATCAATCTTGAAAATAGAGATGGTGATATTTCGATAGGAATATTTAATAGATCAGAAAATTTTCCCAAAAGGGAAACGGGAAAAATGGGTGTAAGTATTCCAATTAATAAATCATGGGTTGAGCATACATTTACAAACTTAGAGAAAGGGAAGTATGCTGTTGCAGTTTATCATGATGAAAATAAAAATGGTGAATTAGATAGAAGTTTATTTGGATGGCCTACCGAAGACTATATTTTTTCTAATTATGCAAAAGGAAGTTTTGGTCCACCAAGTTTTGAAGATGCAAGTTTTTATCTTAAAGATTCCTTGACAATTGAATTAGAATTTGATAAGAAATAAAATATTATAAGAGATTTTAACTTCTACATAAATTTAAACATCAACTTACAGTCAATGGAATAACAATTTTATTAAGCCAATTTACAAATTCTAATTGTCTTATAGAATCATTAAGTACATCATCATCAATTCCATATTTCCAACGTAGATGTTTATTGGAATTATCAGCAAATATTTTTTCTAAATCATTTACATAAATCATTAAATCATCTTTAGATTTAAAGTAATTTTGTTTAATGAGTTTTTCTTCTCTTGCAATAATTAAGCGAGCAATTTCATGAAGATCATATTCCGGATGATATTGTGGCGCCCAAAAAATTCCTTTTTTATGTTTTACTTCCACTGCTTGAACTTTTGTAAAATCATTTGAAGCAAGCCATTTGCCGCCTTCTGGTAATCTAGTAATTTCATCATCATGACTAATAAAACCATCAAAAACTGGCGGTTTGCCTTCGTACATTGGATGATTAAGTCCTTCTTCTGTAAGAAAAACTTTTCGCGCAAGTCCCATTTCTCTGCCTTTAGGATTTGGTTTAACTTCACCACCGGCAGCATATACAGCAATTTGAGCCGCCCAACAGCTTCCAAATTGAGGAACTCCGATTTCATAAGCATCTTTACATAAATCAACCATTTTTGTTACTCTTTCATCATGATCATGATAAACAGTTAAATTACATCCAGGCCATAAAACTCCATTATATTTTTCAAGTTCCTCGTTTTTCGGCAGAACAACACCAGGATCACTTGAATAAAATATATCATATTTTGCATCCGGCAAATGCTGTAAAAGTAATTTTGCATACAATTCACCAGCTCTTGTCATTCCTACTTCATCAAATTGTTCACGACTTGATTTTGGATATCCGTCAATAATTAGAAAATTCAGTTGACTCATAATTTAACTATCCTTTAATTTTTCAATAAGATTTGGTAATTCACTATAATGTTCAAAATATCCGTCAGCTCTTTTTCTATCACTTCCGCGATCTAATGCAGCAAGACATAAAATTGAGTGCATACCCATTTTTTCTGGACCTAAAATATCATTGTGCTCTCTATCTCCAATGTGGATTATTTCATTAAACTCTAAATCCATACTTTTTTTTGCAGCATAGAAAACACATTCAGCAGGCTTTGAGCATCCAACT
The nucleotide sequence above comes from Ignavibacteriota bacterium. Encoded proteins:
- a CDS encoding type 1 glutamine amidotransferase, which produces MSQLNFLIIDGYPKSSREQFDEVGMTRAGELYAKLLLQHLPDAKYDIFYSSDPGVVLPKNEELEKYNGVLWPGCNLTVYHDHDERVTKMVDLCKDAYEIGVPQFGSCWAAQIAVYAAGGEVKPNPKGREMGLARKVFLTEEGLNHPMYEGKPPVFDGFISHDDEITRLPEGGKWLASNDFTKVQAVEVKHKKGIFWAPQYHPEYDLHEIARLIIAREEKLIKQNYFKSKDDLMIYVNDLEKIFADNSNKHLRWKYGIDDDVLNDSIRQLEFVNWLNKIVIPLTVS
- a CDS encoding DUF2141 domain-containing protein, producing the protein MKILFLFLIVNISVLAQSSKLNVKIINLENRDGDISIGIFNRSENFPKRETGKMGVSIPINKSWVEHTFTNLEKGKYAVAVYHDENKNGELDRSLFGWPTEDYIFSNYAKGSFGPPSFEDASFYLKDSLTIELEFDKK
- a CDS encoding transposase, coding for MKRKIIREKQHRLPKEIYIGEKAVAFTICIKNNKRLFTTEKIYKVFEKELLNALIENNCSAYVYLFMPDHLHLIIKGENENSNIKKTVELFKQKTGFWLSNNLPYIKWQKDYYDHIIRNDEDIQNQIRYILNNPVRANIVENLKEYKFKGSTIFNLEEWE
- a CDS encoding DNA polymerase III subunit alpha translates to MTLHIHSNYSILEATIPIEKLIASAKLYGEKHVALTDTNGMYGSIKFAKKASEENLNPILGVLIDDPKNKNLFAIFIAKNLKGYSTISQITTSRKIKDDFSLQKVFDENLENVIVITSSIELLQIIYQNQKLKPNLFVELIATKKNKKKTRELYNFARSKDLQIVASNPTYFFNPEDHLLQKVVTAIKKNTTLENLTEDEILDEEFYFKSPSELEKIWRNLPEAILNSKKIANMCNVDLEFAKHKFPKFDLPKGENAPNYLRKICSLGLSQRYKIITDQALLRLDKELNVIEEMGFSHYFLVVHDIVREAKLRRMRILGRGSAANSLVSYCLGFTEIDPIKHNLYFERFMNRARTSPPDIDLDFSWRERDEIVKYVYEKYGYDKVAMISTTVTFRARSAFRETAKVFGVSEREISQYSKFIPWTSAQNLVQIAEKFPESKNLNFKTEPWKTIIQIAHQLASFPHHLSIHPSGIVVTEKPITNYVPLEYAKNKGLGLIITQPDMYGIEDLGLVKIDLLSQRSLEVLKNTMNDLEEKYFRNVPLTNPTIITIDVEK